A single genomic interval of Helianthus annuus cultivar XRQ/B chromosome 13, HanXRQr2.0-SUNRISE, whole genome shotgun sequence harbors:
- the LOC110897298 gene encoding zinc finger protein VAR3, chloroplastic, which produces MTIAVTRFLSLFETTAAANLHPYRPIRFPPKPLTLRLRLRRRYSSSSVSVITDEIAAVGEITGESQQHPWLEWVAFVDRLKSKGYINEEAGSDVYKDMSVLKEACLRFGRDRFDLFKSLSMQDIQTLVDKGCPNINRKTVNSGKRLRAHLQLDEGDVCGACVFRGSCDRAYVILKDNESDARTVDIVRVLLNYALDPADKKPSGAEVVEASAKKLLLELIELSDTKVDPELQKPVARKARSFEVMERDSSQSQNVEMKRGDWLCPKCNFSNFSRNKKCRECNEDGPQKAGGDNVEMKKGDWNCPQCNFMNFSRNIRCLKCKTEGPKRVGTNDVEMKKGDWNCPQCQFMNFASNTKCLRCREQRPKRQLNPGEWECPSCDFFNYAGNVVCRKCNGEDAAESKYQEQMWRKQ; this is translated from the exons ATGACGATAGCTGTAACAAGGTTCCTCTCACTGTTCGAAACCACCGCCGCCGCAAACCTCCACCCATACCGTCCAATTCGATTCCCCCCTAAACCATTAACCTTACGCTTACGCTTACGCCGCCGTTACTCATCATCCTCCGTTTCTGTAATAACCGATGAAATCGCCGCCGTTGGTGAAATAACCGGAGAATCTCAACAACATCCGTGGCTTGAGTGGGTGGCTTTCGTTGACCGCTTGAAGTCAAAAGGGTACATTAATGAAGAAGCTGGAAGTGATGTGTATAAAGATATGAGTGTTTTGAAGGAAGCTTGCCTTCGTTTTGGTCGTGATCGATTTGATTTGTTCAA GTCACTATCTATGCAAGATATTCAGACTCTTGTAGACAAGGGTTGTCCTAATATTAACCGAAAGACTGTTAATTCAGGGAAACGTTTGAGAGCACATCTACAGCTCGATGAAGGAGAC GTATGTGGTGCATGTGTTTTCCGAGGATCATGCGACAGGGCCTATGTGATACTAAAAGACAATGAATCGGATGCAAGAACTGTAGATATTGTGCGCGTTTTGTTAAATTATGCTCTTGATCCTGCTGATAAGAAGCCTTCAGGGGCGGAAGTTGTTGAAGCATCTGCCAAGAAGTTGCTTTTGGAGTTGATCGAGCTTAGTGACACGAAAGTTGATCCTGAATTGCAAAAACCAGTTGCTAGAAAGGCACGTTCTTTTGAAGTTATGGAGAGGGATTCATCACAATCGCAGAATGTTGAAATGAAAAGAGGAGACTGGTTGTGTCCCAA GTGCAATTTCTCGAATTTTTCTAGGAATAAAAAATGCCGGGAATGCAACGAAGATGGTCCTCAAAAAGCTGGCGGTGACAATGTTGAAATGAAAAAAGGCGATTGGAATTGTCCTCA ATGCAATTTTATGAATTTTTCAAGAAACATACGGTGCCTAAAATGCAAAACTGAGGGACCTAAGAGGGTTGGAACAAATGATGTTGAAATGAAGAAAGGAGACTGGAACTGTCCACA GTGTCAATTTATGAATTTTGCCAGCAACACAAAGTGTTTACGATGCCGAGAGCAACGTCCCAAGAGGCAACTAAATCCCGGAGAGTGGGAGTGCCCCTC GTGTGATTTCTTCAACTATGCTGGAAATGTTGTATGTCGGAAGTGCAATGGGGAAGATGCAGCAGAATCTAAATATCAAGAACAGATGTGGAGGAAACAGTAA